From one Lolium rigidum isolate FL_2022 chromosome 4, APGP_CSIRO_Lrig_0.1, whole genome shotgun sequence genomic stretch:
- the LOC124708192 gene encoding ubiquitin-fold modifier-conjugating enzyme 1-like: MEGWDKGTKSVVGEIPLLSTRAGPRDGDSWRQRLKEEYRALIAYTSVNKSKDNDWFRISAANPEGTRWEGTCWYVHNLRRYEFPLQFDIPVAYPQVAPEIELPTLDGKTHKMYRGGKICLTVHFKPLWAKNCPRFGLAHALCLGLAPWLAAEVPILVDSGMVKHKDDEAAPADAAAASGSAAAASS; encoded by the exons ATGGAGGGTTGGGACAAGGGCACGAAGAGCGTGGTGGGCGAGATCCCGCTGCTGTCGACGCGGGCGGGTCCTCGCGACGGCGATTcgtggcggcagcggctcaaGGAGGAGTACCGCGCCCTCATCGCCTACACCTCGGTGAACAAGTCCAAGGACAACGACTGGTTCCGCATCTCCGCCGCCAACCCGGAGGGCACCCGCTGGGAGGGCACCTGCTGGTACGTCCACAACCTCCGCCGCTACGAGTTCCCCCTCCAGTTCGACATCCCCGTCGCCTACCCTCAGGTCGCCCCCGAGATCGAGCTCCCCACACTCGATGGCAAGACACACAAG ATGTACCGCGGGGGGAAGATCTGCCTCACCGTGCACTTCAAGCCGCTGTGGGCCAAGAACTGCCCAAGGTTTGGGCTCGCGCACGCTCTGTGCCTCGGGCTCGCGCCGTGGCTCGCGGCGGAGGTGCCCATCCTGGTGGATTCGGGCATGGTGAAGCACAAGGACGACGAGGCAGCTCCTGCAGACGCCGCGGCTGCGTCTggctctgctgctgctgcttcttctTAG